One Zeugodacus cucurbitae isolate PBARC_wt_2022May chromosome 3, idZeuCucr1.2, whole genome shotgun sequence genomic region harbors:
- the LOC105219560 gene encoding uncharacterized protein LOC105219560: MLDHLNDDCLCEIFQYLSVKEQLILTTVNERLRDLIVENFWRKKYNKFTTTGDTSYDELNLDEFRKFYRYIVPHIKELTVHTTAGVTFTSYLGRFTRRPDLDFYLHFEYPTLRVLRCYDQQFHSGHLSILRRKCPHIEVLRLHSAYVGGEHLASFHNLSELYLSSSKLDAKYVAELLAQRKLRRLHLTGNTCVKRDMDVVLQHVFPHITELRYYDEEAHIVTENVFDTSAETLVNLEKLYCKYLKDFVYTLRTLRELYFESHLKVVDLLKLIENNVQLENLYMGTLNENFFAKAPEWLCGLMEYLRAQQERKVALSIYINMSQRIVQNMRQFVMDYDLHHGYLVPVLKIQKLSVDISISPMLFNKTGIELAFKWS; this comes from the exons ATGTTAGACCACTTGAATGACGATTGCTTGTGCGAGATATTCCAATATCTAAGTGTCAAAGAACAGCTGATTTTGACAACTGTGAACGAACGCTTACGCGACCTCATCGTTGAGAATTTTTGgcgcaaaaaatacaacaaattcacCACAACCGGCGATACGAGCTATGACGAACTCAACTTggacgaatttcgaaaattctacCGTTACATTGTGCCGCACATAAAAGAGTTAACGGTACATACAACAGCTGGTGTGACATTCACTAGTTATTTGGGACGTTTTACACGACGACCCGATCTCGATTTCTACTTGCATTTCGAGTATCCCACCTTACGTGTTCTACGTTGTTACGATCAACAATTCCATAGTGGTCATCTGTCGATTTTACGTCGTAAATGTCCACACATCGAAGTATTGCGACTACATAGCGCCTATGTGGGTGGTGAACATTTGGCGAGCTTCCACAACTTAAGTGAACTCTACTTGAGTAGCAGTAAATTGGATGCGAAGTATGTAGCTGAGCTTTTAGCACAACGTAAACTTCGACGTCTGCATTTAACGGGTAATACGTGTGTGAAACGTGATATGGATGTTGTGTTGCAGCATGTCTTTCCGCACATAACCGAGTTGCGTTACTATGATGAGGAGGCCCATATAGTGACAGAAAATGTGTTCGATACATCCGCAGAGACGCTTGTGAATTTGGAAAagttatattgtaaatatttaaaggaTTTTGTCTACACTTTACGTACATTACGggaattatattttgaaagtcATTTGAAGGTCGTTGATCTGTTAAAACTAATCGAAAATAATGTACAGCTGGAAAATCTCTACATGGGCACGTTGAATGAGAACTTCTTCGCAAAAGCGCCCGAGTGGTTATGTGGTCTAATGGAATACCTGCGTGCGCAGCAAGAGCGCAAGGTTGctcttagtatatacataaatatgtcgcAGCGTATCGTGCAGAATATGCGGCAATTCGTGATG gATTATGATCTGCATCATGGCTATCTAGTACCAGTGCTAAAAAT